A single uncultured Methanobrevibacter sp. DNA region contains:
- a CDS encoding flavodoxin family protein, protein MRVLGICGSPRNSTTNYVLNEALNRLNENGFETDLVSCFGKHIAPCMHCDYCMEHKKCINEDDMNEVYKKLQQCDGLILATPVQSGGVSSNLSVIMDRTRALEAIDYNILRGKIGMSIAVGGDRTGGQDFAHLKNITYFMIHGIIPVSGGPFGSNLGASFWSKDSLEDIKNDEYGFDSLNRTLVEFENFLRKYID, encoded by the coding sequence TTGAGAGTTTTAGGTATTTGTGGGAGTCCTAGGAATAGTACAACTAATTATGTTTTAAACGAAGCATTAAATAGATTAAATGAAAATGGATTTGAAACAGATTTGGTTAGTTGTTTTGGTAAACATATTGCTCCATGTATGCATTGTGACTATTGTATGGAACATAAAAAATGCATTAATGAAGATGACATGAATGAGGTTTATAAAAAGCTCCAGCAATGTGATGGTTTAATATTGGCTACTCCTGTTCAAAGTGGTGGTGTAAGTAGTAATTTATCTGTTATTATGGATAGAACAAGAGCTTTAGAAGCTATTGATTATAATATTTTACGAGGTAAAATTGGAATGAGTATTGCAGTTGGAGGAGATAGAACCGGAGGTCAGGATTTTGCTCATTTAAAAAATATAACCTATTTCATGATTCATGGAATAATCCCTGTAAGTGGTGGGCCTTTTGGTTCTAATTTAGGTGCATCTTTTTGGTCTAAAGATTCTTTAGAAGATATAAAAAATGATGAGTATGGTTTTGATTCATTAAATAGAACATTAGTGGAATTTGAAAATTTTTTAAGAAAATATATTGATTAA
- a CDS encoding MFS transporter produces MVALASFIITLDSTFMNVSISQLVVDLNTSLSTIQIIICFYTLITASLMLVGSKLQDIVGKKKIFLIGALIYGIGALIASLSQNAITLFIGWSLLEGLGGALMTPATISIISGTYKEDKRTFALAISSAIAGIAAAIGPLFGGVVTTFLSWRYGFVIELLIVIFIFAFSSKIKNFKPYLTRKDFDIIGSILCVSGLIVLVLGILCLKHHYLTTLVLIVISAILLVSFGIYENKQKKKGKTPLVDISLLKNHNLRAGMSIRLITNLALGGAVFAVSIFLQSVLHLSAFKTGLNLLPATVGLLITAILAPKLAMKFNHKIIMIIGFIIAIGSTFLLKYQFGLNTHFMDIAPGLTIFGLGLGLVISLGVDISLNTTPEEKQSTASGLITTSQTLGTSMGTAIIGCILIIGAFGGLHDAIDTYAPQYLENDNFIDHSGEYLEKLGHVNTTELKHENSLTEKIVNTILKDAMKLVMDVTTILLVIGLGLTLTLQDEKLRKKYNN; encoded by the coding sequence TTGGTGGCATTAGCCTCTTTTATAATAACCTTAGATTCAACTTTTATGAATGTAAGTATTTCGCAACTGGTAGTAGACCTAAACACTTCTTTAAGTACAATACAAATAATTATCTGTTTTTATACATTGATTACTGCATCATTAATGTTAGTAGGATCTAAATTACAAGACATAGTCGGGAAGAAAAAAATATTCTTAATTGGTGCATTGATTTATGGGATTGGAGCATTAATTGCATCCTTAAGTCAAAATGCAATTACTTTATTTATTGGCTGGTCCTTACTTGAAGGATTAGGTGGTGCATTAATGACTCCTGCTACAATTTCCATCATTAGTGGAACTTATAAAGAAGATAAACGTACTTTTGCATTAGCAATCAGTAGTGCAATTGCAGGAATAGCTGCAGCTATTGGACCATTATTTGGAGGGGTTGTAACTACCTTTTTAAGTTGGAGATACGGATTTGTAATCGAACTGTTAATAGTTATATTTATATTTGCATTCTCATCAAAAATTAAAAACTTTAAACCTTACCTTACCAGAAAAGACTTTGATATAATCGGATCCATCCTATGTGTAAGTGGTTTGATAGTCCTTGTTTTAGGAATACTCTGTTTAAAACATCACTACTTAACAACTTTAGTATTAATTGTAATATCAGCTATTTTACTTGTAAGCTTTGGAATATATGAAAATAAACAAAAGAAAAAAGGTAAAACTCCTTTAGTAGATATTAGTCTACTTAAAAATCATAATTTAAGAGCAGGAATGAGTATACGTTTAATAACTAATTTAGCATTAGGAGGTGCTGTATTTGCAGTGTCCATATTCTTACAAAGTGTATTGCATTTAAGTGCTTTTAAAACTGGGTTAAATTTACTCCCTGCAACTGTAGGATTATTAATAACTGCAATATTAGCTCCAAAATTAGCTATGAAATTTAACCATAAGATTATAATGATTATTGGATTTATAATCGCAATAGGATCTACATTTTTACTTAAATACCAATTTGGATTAAATACTCATTTTATGGACATAGCTCCAGGATTAACAATCTTCGGATTAGGATTAGGATTAGTTATTTCACTTGGAGTAGACATATCACTTAATACTACCCCTGAAGAAAAACAAAGTACTGCATCTGGACTTATTACAACCAGCCAAACATTAGGAACATCAATGGGTACAGCTATAATTGGTTGTATTCTTATAATTGGAGCATTTGGAGGACTTCACGATGCAATAGATACCTATGCACCACAATATTTAGAAAATGATAATTTTATAGACCACAGTGGAGAATATCTTGAAAAATTAGGACATGTAAACACAACCGAATTAAAACATGAAAATAGTTTAACTGAAAAAATTGTAAATACTATTTTAAAAGATGCTATGAAGTTAGTAATGGATGTTACAACAATTCTACTAGTAATCGGTTTAGGTTTAACATTAACATTACAAGATGAAAAGCTTAGAAAAAAATATAATAACTAA
- a CDS encoding phosphoserine phosphatase: protein MKTGKGVVKKYSREYNRTLKNGEKKKYTTKQIQITIPKQDDIYEDKEEVLIIPHDEIENFKNLEDKVSALEIANYLYLTELKNTPKVDFNEINLLKQENEQLLLNLKELESLKEKHSKLIEENENLKTKFVNIKQETENIKTKFTSIKEENNNLKNKCSYIKDENKSIKDSYERISNKYNNLKQENLNTKTSYANMFETNENLEKELKNMYEEYNELVDKYNKVEEENYLLKSHKSHDEYIANKIKEFILKTD, encoded by the coding sequence ATGAAAACTGGAAAAGGTGTTGTAAAAAAATACTCTAGAGAATACAATAGGACTCTTAAAAATGGTGAAAAGAAAAAATATACAACAAAACAAATTCAAATTACAATACCTAAACAAGACGACATTTATGAAGATAAAGAAGAAGTTTTAATTATTCCTCATGATGAAATTGAAAATTTCAAAAATTTAGAAGATAAAGTTAGTGCTCTGGAAATAGCTAATTACCTGTATCTTACAGAATTAAAAAACACTCCAAAAGTAGACTTCAATGAAATTAACTTACTTAAACAAGAAAACGAACAGTTATTATTAAATCTTAAAGAATTAGAAAGTTTAAAAGAAAAACACTCTAAATTAATTGAAGAAAACGAAAACCTCAAAACCAAATTTGTAAATATTAAACAGGAAACTGAAAACATCAAAACTAAATTTACAAGTATTAAAGAGGAAAATAACAATCTTAAAAACAAATGTTCTTATATCAAAGATGAAAATAAAAGTATTAAAGACAGTTACGAAAGAATAAGCAATAAGTATAATAATTTGAAACAGGAAAATCTTAATACTAAAACTAGCTATGCAAACATGTTTGAAACTAATGAAAACTTAGAAAAAGAACTTAAAAACATGTATGAAGAATACAATGAATTAGTTGATAAATATAATAAAGTAGAAGAAGAAAATTATTTACTTAAATCACATAAAAGTCATGATGAATATATAGCTAATAAAATTAAGGAATTTATTTTAAAAACAGATTAA